The following coding sequences lie in one Klebsiella huaxiensis genomic window:
- a CDS encoding cation diffusion facilitator family transporter, translating to MSQSHDHEHDHTPAVTSANERKVLISFLMIFTFMVVEAVGGILSGSLALLADAGHMLTDAVALALAYAAFRFGRRAADSKRTFGYLRFEVIAGFFNALTLFAIVAWIAYEAWERLQAPPIILAGPMLIVAIAGLLVNILVLWIMTRGETDHVNVKGAILHVMGDLLGSVGAIVAAIVIYYTGWTPIDPILSVLVAALVLRSAWKLLAKSLHILLEGAPEDASPDKVEQRLISSVKGLAAVSHIHVWQITSGRTMATLEVRVKEDVDVKDVVKLVKQELYEQFKIEHATVGIDWNYDQNDNTCSLSPTKLRNEHEHEHEHEHGKKHNHSSPGHKH from the coding sequence ATGTCACAATCACATGATCACGAGCATGACCATACTCCAGCAGTAACCAGTGCAAACGAGCGTAAAGTCCTTATCTCCTTCCTCATGATATTCACATTTATGGTGGTCGAAGCTGTTGGAGGGATACTTTCTGGCTCATTAGCATTGCTGGCAGATGCAGGCCACATGCTTACAGATGCAGTAGCTTTGGCGCTGGCTTATGCGGCATTCCGTTTTGGCCGTCGAGCTGCTGATAGCAAACGAACCTTTGGATATTTGCGATTTGAAGTCATCGCGGGATTCTTTAATGCCCTGACACTCTTCGCTATTGTGGCGTGGATTGCATATGAGGCATGGGAAAGGTTACAAGCTCCACCAATTATACTGGCAGGCCCAATGCTGATCGTTGCCATTGCAGGATTGTTGGTCAACATATTGGTATTATGGATCATGACCCGTGGTGAGACCGATCATGTTAATGTCAAAGGTGCTATTTTACATGTGATGGGTGATCTATTGGGTTCTGTTGGCGCTATTGTCGCCGCTATTGTCATTTACTACACGGGCTGGACACCGATTGACCCAATACTTTCCGTTCTTGTCGCAGCACTGGTTTTACGTAGTGCCTGGAAATTATTAGCAAAATCGCTGCACATCCTGTTAGAAGGAGCGCCTGAAGATGCCTCCCCAGACAAGGTGGAACAGAGACTAATCAGTTCTGTTAAGGGCTTAGCAGCCGTAAGTCATATTCATGTCTGGCAAATAACCTCAGGTCGGACGATGGCAACACTGGAAGTAAGAGTCAAGGAAGATGTGGACGTAAAAGACGTTGTGAAGCTTGTAAAACAAGAACTTTATGAGCAGTTCAAAATAGAACATGCAACTGTGGGAATCGACTGGAATTACGATCAAAACGATAATACATGCAGCCTTTCACCGACAAAACTGCGTAACGAACACGAACACGAACACGAACACGAACACGGAAAAAAGCATAACCATTCTAGTCCAGGCCACAAACATTAA
- a CDS encoding ArsR/SmtB family transcription factor has product MRGSVSVGDIAESLQLSQSLVSHHLRLLRSARLVRGERKGKYIFYSIMDHHVSHVLQDMVFHIAEE; this is encoded by the coding sequence ATGCGTGGTTCGGTCTCTGTAGGCGACATTGCTGAGTCGCTCCAGTTATCACAATCTCTGGTCAGTCATCATCTGAGGTTGTTACGAAGTGCAAGGCTTGTTCGCGGAGAGAGAAAGGGTAAGTACATATTTTATAGCATAATGGATCACCATGTAAGTCATGTTCTTCAGGACATGGTATTTCACATAGCTGAAGAATAA
- a CDS encoding AAA family ATPase — protein MEIEINCCNNIDKANITLAEKKLNIKFAPNGTGKSTISRAIQCTVNGDEQGLSDLLPFRYRGSNPDAVQPRVTGVDGLQNVMCFNEKYVDQFTFQPDELVSNSFDIFIKSEAYHETEREIEAMVVAIRQQFADNVGLEEFITHLGELSAAFKLSSTGIAKTSTGMKGLSAGNKLQHIPDGLESYKPYIQSKSSVEWIEWQTRGYEKFSALSDGCCPFCTGDSREKAEQISRVSAEYDKAVIKNLIGLIGVLDKLGEYFSEPARARLADITTLKSGLEKQHEEYLVTVKKQTDSLINMLNTLKTLNGFTFSASTNVKAALEACRLDVKFFPELQSDKTARTVASLNTSLDDLTTQAGRLQGQINKQRQGMQKLILKHKTDINTFLAYAGYRYQVDITGEGDKCRLKLRHEDFEGYVSGGSQHLSYGERNAFAIVLFMYECLAKKPGLIILDDPISSFDKNKKFAILEMLFRRNTGECLKNETVLMLTHDVEPIIDTLKSVRKLFSNLVTASHLHYSAGCITEQLIGESDIRTFAQICQSVTDSDSEDIIKLIYLRRHYEIMDDLGDAYQVLSNLFHHRETPIDTREPVVQGVGHPEMSAEKVAFGCQAIADRIPGFDYQATFVQLTDPDRIRALYLLCRNGYEKLQVFRLLQTGLENAVIRKFMNETYHIENEFICQLDPARFDLIPEYVIRECDALILPPPPANDDALEEIA, from the coding sequence ATGGAAATTGAAATTAATTGCTGTAATAACATCGATAAAGCAAATATAACTCTGGCAGAAAAAAAACTAAATATTAAATTTGCGCCTAACGGCACCGGAAAAAGCACCATTTCCCGCGCGATTCAGTGTACGGTAAACGGGGATGAACAGGGTCTCAGCGACCTGCTTCCGTTTAGATACCGTGGTTCTAATCCCGATGCAGTACAGCCTAGGGTAACTGGTGTCGATGGCCTGCAAAACGTCATGTGCTTTAATGAAAAATATGTCGATCAATTCACTTTTCAACCAGACGAGTTAGTAAGTAATAGTTTTGACATCTTCATCAAAAGTGAAGCGTATCACGAGACAGAACGCGAAATCGAAGCCATGGTCGTGGCCATACGGCAGCAGTTTGCTGATAACGTCGGGCTTGAAGAATTCATCACGCACCTGGGGGAACTCAGCGCCGCATTTAAGCTGAGTAGTACCGGGATTGCAAAAACGTCTACCGGTATGAAAGGCTTATCCGCTGGCAACAAGCTTCAGCACATTCCCGACGGTTTGGAATCTTATAAGCCGTACATCCAAAGTAAAAGCAGCGTAGAGTGGATCGAGTGGCAGACCCGGGGGTATGAGAAATTCTCCGCGCTATCCGACGGCTGCTGTCCGTTCTGTACTGGCGACTCCCGTGAAAAGGCCGAGCAGATTAGCCGCGTCAGCGCGGAGTATGATAAGGCTGTCATTAAAAACCTGATCGGCCTGATCGGCGTGCTAGATAAACTCGGCGAATATTTTTCAGAGCCTGCCCGTGCCCGCCTCGCTGATATTACAACCCTAAAAAGTGGGCTGGAAAAACAGCACGAAGAATATCTCGTGACAGTGAAGAAGCAGACAGACAGCCTGATAAATATGCTGAATACCCTTAAGACTCTTAACGGCTTTACGTTCAGCGCTTCAACCAACGTCAAGGCTGCACTGGAAGCCTGTCGCCTAGACGTGAAGTTTTTCCCGGAGCTGCAGTCGGATAAAACGGCCCGCACCGTAGCCAGTCTCAATACCTCTTTAGACGACCTGACGACGCAGGCCGGACGCCTGCAGGGTCAAATAAATAAGCAGCGTCAGGGCATGCAGAAGCTGATCCTCAAGCATAAAACCGATATCAATACCTTTCTGGCTTACGCAGGCTATCGTTATCAGGTGGATATCACTGGGGAAGGCGATAAATGTCGGCTGAAACTGCGCCACGAAGACTTTGAAGGCTACGTCAGCGGCGGCAGCCAGCATCTCAGCTACGGTGAACGCAACGCCTTTGCCATTGTTCTGTTTATGTATGAATGCTTAGCCAAGAAGCCAGGCCTGATCATTCTTGACGACCCGATTTCATCGTTTGATAAGAACAAGAAATTTGCCATCCTGGAGATGCTGTTTCGCCGCAATACCGGTGAGTGCCTGAAAAATGAAACGGTACTGATGCTGACTCACGATGTTGAGCCTATTATTGATACACTGAAGTCCGTCAGGAAGCTGTTCAGTAATCTGGTTACGGCCTCACACTTGCACTACAGCGCAGGCTGCATCACCGAGCAGCTCATCGGTGAAAGTGATATCCGCACTTTTGCTCAGATCTGCCAGTCTGTCACTGACTCTGATAGTGAAGACATCATCAAGTTGATCTATCTTCGCCGACATTATGAAATTATGGACGACCTCGGTGATGCCTATCAGGTGCTGTCAAACCTTTTTCATCACCGTGAAACGCCCATCGACACCCGTGAACCCGTTGTGCAGGGAGTGGGACATCCTGAAATGTCCGCAGAAAAAGTTGCCTTCGGCTGCCAGGCAATCGCCGATCGCATTCCCGGCTTTGACTACCAGGCCACTTTCGTTCAGCTCACCGACCCGGATCGTATACGTGCGCTTTATCTGCTCTGCCGTAATGGCTACGAGAAACTGCAGGTGTTCAGGTTGCTTCAGACCGGACTCGAGAACGCAGTAATACGTAAATTCATGAATGAGACCTACCACATTGAAAATGAATTTATCTGTCAGCTGGATCCTGCCCGGTTTGATCTCATTCCTGAATATGTCATCAGGGAGTGCGACGCGCTTATACTTCCTCCTCCACCGGCAAATGACGATGCGCTGGAAGAAATTGCCTGA
- a CDS encoding MFS transporter, which yields MNENAGESESVSATRLAPVLFAALLSMICFFTSIIIIPQVFSCMAIGAAETGYFLSFISLVAVGAAAMMPRLIARLREYGNLYTAFSCYAAGHFIFSFADNVVFYIAGGVLMSCGFGLSVPLVNHMTVEQSHARVRGRNLAWLSMAIFSGQFLSSFMEIILGDSSVVFRGTATIAVAVIVALMVIHRKRRFKTA from the coding sequence ATGAATGAAAACGCCGGAGAAAGCGAATCGGTGAGTGCGACTCGATTAGCGCCTGTGCTTTTTGCAGCCCTGCTGTCCATGATTTGCTTCTTCACCAGCATTATCATCATTCCGCAGGTGTTTAGCTGCATGGCTATTGGGGCAGCAGAAACCGGATACTTTCTGTCGTTTATCTCACTGGTCGCCGTCGGGGCTGCTGCGATGATGCCGCGCCTCATAGCGCGTTTACGTGAGTACGGAAATCTGTACACGGCGTTTAGCTGCTACGCTGCCGGACATTTCATATTTTCATTCGCTGATAATGTAGTGTTCTACATCGCTGGCGGGGTTTTAATGAGTTGTGGGTTTGGTCTGTCGGTGCCGCTTGTGAATCATATGACAGTCGAGCAGAGTCACGCTCGCGTCCGGGGACGTAACCTTGCCTGGCTTTCTATGGCTATATTCTCCGGCCAGTTTTTATCATCATTCATGGAAATCATCCTAGGAGATTCATCAGTCGTCTTCCGGGGGACCGCGACAATTGCGGTGGCGGTAATTGTCGCTCTCATGGTGATACACCGGAAACGTCGCTTTAAAACGGCATAA
- a CDS encoding Cap15 family cyclic dinucleotide receptor domain-containing protein, which yields MKSHEYIVICGFNRSKVGRYIAIVASVISFVLILLALTLIEWLKNFHINSHIPASVFSLISAGGIYMGLYTWFDKNLWHNTYLGKFLCVPNLAGRWNVEGHTRSEGGKPWEGELRIVQSWDKVRIHLKTQSSHSDSVTASIIHDEGIGYQLLYNYRNQPKTGEEHLTSHVGFAEFRFDDGLKSAEGHYFNGQGRATYGTMTITRIDNV from the coding sequence ATGAAAAGTCACGAGTACATTGTGATTTGCGGTTTTAACCGCAGTAAAGTCGGCCGATATATTGCCATTGTTGCCTCAGTTATATCGTTCGTTCTGATTTTACTAGCACTCACACTAATCGAATGGCTGAAAAACTTTCACATTAACAGCCACATACCTGCCTCAGTTTTTTCACTTATTAGCGCCGGTGGGATCTACATGGGGTTGTATACATGGTTTGATAAAAATCTCTGGCATAACACCTACCTCGGGAAATTTTTATGTGTGCCAAATCTTGCAGGCCGCTGGAATGTTGAAGGCCATACCCGATCTGAAGGTGGTAAACCCTGGGAAGGTGAGCTGAGAATTGTCCAGTCATGGGACAAAGTCAGAATTCATCTGAAAACTCAATCATCGCATTCGGATAGTGTGACAGCCTCCATCATTCATGACGAGGGAATTGGTTACCAGCTGCTTTATAACTACCGCAACCAACCCAAGACAGGTGAAGAACACCTGACTTCACATGTTGGATTCGCAGAGTTCAGGTTCGACGACGGACTCAAATCTGCTGAAGGCCATTATTTTAACGGTCAAGGCCGGGCTACTTACGGAACAATGACAATCACTAGGATCGACAATGTCTAA
- a CDS encoding nucleotidyltransferase family protein: MSNSFSARIERMKSRRKGTFDQLNVARESISNQRIDGLENYALLEGFLDLNESWETRGKQDSATRYVIGAMQPVDNRYTEISFETAKRIENQLVKKLDLNLEFRVQGSVPLDIHIKSFSDVDLLIIDTQMLIYDSDGIGRYTPTNKNDGDVILELRDAARDALKATFPAADVDDNNAKSLRITGGSLQREVDVVPSIWWDTKEYQHTKDVDQRGVTIIDKNTRQRIYNLPFLHIKRIKDKCDQCNGGLRKSIRFLKTLKADSEAEGTKIELSSYDIASLMYHADGNNLRHSQYYELAVLVETHRWLNYLAQNPNAAMLLYVPNGTRKIIDKNETFAELLKLTGMVNSIVTEVLREITGQPTEYYTPAKGILLIKQAVY; the protein is encoded by the coding sequence ATGTCTAATTCATTTAGTGCGCGAATTGAACGCATGAAGTCTCGTCGTAAAGGGACATTCGATCAATTAAACGTAGCCAGAGAGTCAATCAGTAACCAGAGGATTGATGGACTGGAAAACTATGCTTTGCTAGAAGGTTTCCTGGATTTAAATGAAAGTTGGGAAACCAGGGGAAAACAAGATTCTGCAACCCGCTATGTTATAGGTGCCATGCAACCGGTTGATAACCGCTATACCGAAATTTCTTTTGAAACTGCCAAGCGTATTGAGAACCAACTGGTAAAGAAATTAGATCTTAATCTGGAGTTTCGTGTCCAAGGCTCTGTACCACTGGATATTCATATTAAAAGTTTCAGTGATGTGGATCTGCTGATTATAGACACTCAGATGCTTATTTATGATAGCGACGGTATTGGCCGCTACACCCCTACGAACAAAAATGATGGGGATGTCATCCTTGAACTCAGGGATGCCGCTAGGGATGCCCTGAAAGCAACTTTCCCTGCGGCAGATGTTGATGACAACAACGCCAAATCTTTGAGAATAACGGGAGGGTCTTTGCAGAGAGAAGTGGATGTGGTGCCAAGCATCTGGTGGGATACCAAAGAGTACCAACATACTAAAGATGTAGATCAACGTGGGGTCACTATTATAGATAAAAACACACGTCAACGTATCTACAACCTACCTTTCCTCCACATCAAACGAATTAAAGACAAATGCGATCAATGTAATGGAGGATTGCGTAAGTCTATTCGTTTTCTTAAGACACTAAAAGCGGATAGTGAAGCTGAGGGTACTAAAATTGAACTCAGTAGTTATGATATTGCCTCGCTGATGTACCACGCAGATGGTAACAATCTCCGACATAGCCAATACTACGAGCTGGCTGTCCTTGTAGAGACTCACAGATGGCTAAATTATCTTGCACAGAACCCTAATGCTGCAATGCTGCTCTACGTTCCAAATGGCACCAGAAAGATAATTGACAAGAATGAAACTTTTGCCGAATTGCTTAAACTGACGGGAATGGTCAATAGTATTGTCACTGAGGTGCTGCGTGAAATAACCGGCCAGCCTACTGAATATTACACACCCGCCAAAGGAATTTTACTTATAAAACAAGCGGTTTACTAA